Proteins encoded together in one Prunus dulcis chromosome 3, ALMONDv2, whole genome shotgun sequence window:
- the LOC117623113 gene encoding glycylpeptide N-tetradecanoyltransferase 1-like, whose protein sequence is MVDSNPSSGSPEDTPNPNPDGNAPSENDLTLDSLSRKVQESLSVGKKHKFWETQPVGQFKDLGDNSLPEGSIEDPTPLSEVKQEPYKLPNLYEWTTCDIDSEEMCTEVYNLLTNNYVEDDENMFRFNYSKEFLRWALRPPGYFRSWHIGVRVISSKKLVAFITGVPSRIRVRNDVVIMAEINFLCVHKKLRSKRLAPVMIKEVTRRVHLENIWQAAYTAGVVLPTPISTCQYWHRSLNPKKLIDVGFSRLGARMTMSRTIKLYRLPESTVTPGFRKMELHDVPAVTRLLRDYLSQFVVAPDLDENDVEHWLLPKENVVNSYLVESPETHVITDFCSFYTLPSTILGNQNYSSLKAAYSYYNVSTKTPLLQLMNDALIVAKRNDYDVFNALDVMQNESFLKELKFGPGDGKLHYYLYNYRIRSALRPSELGLVLL, encoded by the coding sequence ATGGTTGATAGCAACCCATCTTCTGGATCACCTGAAGACACTCCAAACCCCAATCCTGATGGAAATGCACCTTCTGAGAATGACCTTACACTTGATTCTCTATCCCGAAAGGTTCAAGAATCTCTCTCTGTTGgaaagaaacataaattttgggaaaccCAACCTGTTGGGCAATTCAAGGACCTCGGGGACAACAGTTTGCCTGAAGGTTCAATTGAGGACCCAACACCGTTATCTGAAGTCAAACAGGAACCGTACAAACTTCCCAACCTCTATGAATGGACCACATGTGATATAGACTCTGAAGAGATGTGCACTGAGGTCTATAACCTTCTTACAAATAACTATGTTGAGGATGATGAGAACATGTTTAGATTTAATTATTCAAAGGAATTTCTTCGTTGGGCGCTACGGCCTCCAGGTTATTTCAGGAGTTGGCACATTGGTGTCCGGGTCATAAGTTCAAAGAAGTTGGTTGCCTTCATTACTGGTGTTCCTTCTAGAATCCGGGTTCGTAATGATGTTGTTATCATGGCAGAGATTAATTTCCTATGTGTTCATAAGAAGCTTAGATCAAAGAGACTTGCCCCTGTTATGATCAAAGAGGTGACTAGGAGGGTTCACTTGGAGAATATATGGCAAGCAGCTTATACTGCCGGTGTTGTTCTCCCTACGCCTATATCAACTTGCCAATATTGGCACAGATCTTTGAATCCAAAGAAGCTGATTGATGTTGGGTTCTCTAGACTTGGTGCAAGAATGACAATGAGTCGAACAATCAAACTTTACAGGTTACCAGAGTCAACAGTCACCCCAGGGTTCAGAAAAATGGAGCTCCATGATGTTCCTGCAGTTACACGGCTACTTAGGGATTATTTGAGCCAGTTTGTTGTTGCACCTGATCTTGATGAAAACGATGTGGAGCACTGGCTTCTTCCAAAGGAGAATGTTGTGAACAGTTATCTGGTTGAAAGTCCAGAAACTCATGTAATCACTGATTTCTGCAGTTTTTACACTCTTCCTTCGACTATCCTTGGCAATCAGAATTATTCGTCTTTAAAAGCAGCTTATTCCTATTATAATGTTTCGACAAAGACGCCTTTGCTACAGTTGATGAATGATGCTCTTATTGTTGCAAAGCGCAACGATTATGATGTTTTCAATGCATTGGATGTCATGCAAAATGAATCATTCTTGAAGGAACTGAAATTTGGGCCAGGTGATGGTAAGCTTCATTATTATCTGTACAATTATCGGATCAGAAGTGCATTGAGACCGTCGGAGCTCGGGCTTGTCCTCTTATAA
- the LOC117623021 gene encoding eukaryotic initiation factor 4A-11 — MAGVAPEGSQFDAKQYDTKMSELLSTDGQEFFTSYDEVYESFDSMGLQENLLRGIYAYGFEKPSAIQQRGIVPFCKGLDVIQQAQSGTGKTATFCSGILQQLDYAVVQCQALVLAPTRELAQQIEKVMRALGDYLGVKVHACVGGTSVREDQRILQAGVHVVVGTPGRVFDMLRRQSLRPDYIKMFVLDEADEMLSRGFKDQIYDIFQLLPSKVQVGVFSATMPPEALEITRKFMNKPVRILVKRDELTLEGIKQFYVNVDKEEWKLETLCDLYETLAITQSVIFVNTRRKVDWLTDKMRSRDHTVSATHGDMDQNTRDIIMREFRSGSSRVLITTDLLARGIDVQQVSLVINYDLPTQPENYLHRIGRSGRFGRKGVAINFVTRDDERMLYDIQRFYNVVIEELPSNVADLL; from the exons ATGGCAGGTGTTGCACCCGAAGGATCACAGTTTGATGCAAAGCAATATGACACTAAAATGAGTGAATT GCTCTCAACTGATGGACAAGAGTTTTTCACATCATATGATGAAGTTTATGAAAGTTTTGATTCCATGGGGTTGCAAGAAAATCTTCTGAGGGGAATTTATGCTTACG GTTTTGAGAAGCCTTCTGCAATTCAGCAAAGGGGAATTGTTCCATTCTGCAAAGGCCTCGATGTGATTCAACAGGCTCAGTCTGGAACCGGAAAAACTGCAACCTTCTGCTCTGGAATTTTGCAGCAACTTGATTATGCTGTAGTCCAGTGCCAGGCTTTGGTTTTGGCACCTACCAGGGAGTTGGCACAGCAGATTGAGAAGGTTATGCGAGCACTTGGTGACTATCTTGGCGTGAAGGTTCATGCCTGTGTAGGTGGGACAAGTGTTCGTGAGGATCAGCGCATTCTTCAAGCTGGTGTTCATGTTGTTGTTGGAACCCCTGGTCGTGTATTTGACATGTTGCGGAGGCAGTCTCTTCGtccagattacatcaagaTGTTTGTGTTGGATGAGGCCGATGAAATGCTTTCTCGGGGTTTTAAGGACCAG ATCTATGACATTTTCCAGCTTCTGCCATCAAAAGTTCAGGTTGGGGTGTTCTCTGCTACAATGCCACCTGAAGCCCTTGAAATCACGAGGAAGTTTATGAACAAACCTGTGAGGATCTTGGTGAAGCGTGATGAGCTCACCCTTGAGGGTATCAAGCAATTTTATGTCAATGTTGATAAAGAAGAATGGAAGCTTGAGACACTTTGTGATCTGTATGAGACCCTGGCCATCACCCAGAGTGTCATTTTTGTTAATACAAGGCGAAAGGTGGACTGGCTTACTGACAAGATGCGAAGCCGTGACCACACTGTCTCAGCTACTCATGGTGACATGGACCAGAACACTCGTGACATTATCATGCGTGAATTCCGCTCTGGCTCGTCCCGTGTTCTCATAACCACTGATCTTTTGGCTCGTGGTATTGATGTGCAGCAGGTATCTCTCGTCATAAATTATGATTTGCCGACCCAACCAGAGAATTACCTTCATCGTATTGGAAGAAGTGGAAGGTTTGGAAGGAAGGGTGTTGCCATTAACTTTGTGACTAGGGATGACGAGAGAATGCTCTATGACATTCAGAGGTTTTACAATGTGGTCATTGAGGAGCTGCCATCAAATGTCGCTGATCTGCTCTGA
- the LOC117622208 gene encoding eukaryotic initiation factor 4A-7-like — protein sequence MAGLALEEQEDFTTFDEVYSDFEYMGLQSNLVRGIFAYGFEKPSASQRRGIVPFCEGLDVIQQAQPGTGKRATFCCGILEQLNIDLVECQALVLAPTRASALKTEKVMLALGDYLGLRVYACVRGRTRHEGHRILHAGVHVVVGTPDCVFKMLSSQNLYSDHIDMIVLDEAGEMLTGSFNDEILHIFQLLPSPVQVGVFSATMPPEALEVTRKFMTNTKPVKIIVEHDELTLEGIKQFYVNVEEEEWKLDTVCELHDSLSTYPTVIFVDTTHKVEWLTDRMRSLDHTVSAIHVDTDLNTRDTILREFRTGSCTVLITTDHLARCMDVQKARVVVNYDLPNQPENYLHRIGRSGSFGSKTVVINFMIRDEERKVLDIQRFYKLVIEELPADFAILF from the exons ATGGCCGGTCTTGCTCTTGAAGAACAAGAGGATTTCACAACATTCGATGAGGTTTACAGTGATTTTGAGTACATGGGATTGCAAAGTAATCTTGTGAGAGGCATTTTTGCTTATG GTTTTGAGAAGCCTTCTGCAAGTCAGCGAAGGGGCATTGTTCCTTTCTGCGAAGGCCTGGATGTGATTCAACAAGCTCAGCCTGGAACTGGAAAAAGAGCTACTTTCTGCTGCGGAATTTTGGAGCAACTTAATATTGATTTGGTCGAGTGCCAGGCTTTGGTTTTGGCACCTACCAGGGCCTCGGCACTGAAGACTGAGAAAGTTATGCTAGCACTTGGCGACTATCTTGGGCTGAGGGTTTATGCTTGTGTCCGTGGCAGAACTCGTCATGAGGGTCATCGCATTCTTCACGCCGGTGTTCATGTTGTTGTTGGCACTCCTGATTGTGTATTTAAAATGTTGAGTAGCCAGAACCTTTACTCAGATCACATAGATATGATTGTATTGGATGAGGCTGGTGAAATGCTTACCGGGAGCTTCAATGATGAG ATCCTTCACATTTTCCAGCTTCTGCCATCACCAGTTCAGGTTGGGGTGTTCTCTGCTACAATGCCACCTGAAGCCCTTGAAGTCACAAGAAAGTTTATGACCAATACCAAACCTGTGAAGATCATAGTAGAGCATGATGAGCTCACCCTTGAGGGTATCAAGCAATTTTATGTCAAtgttgaggaagaagaatggAAGCTTGACACCGTTTGTGAGCTCCATGATTCCTTATCCACCTACCCAACTGTCATCTTTGTTGATACAACTCACAAGGTGGAGTGGCTTACCGACAGGATGAGAAGCCTTGACCACACCGTCTCTGCTATCCATGTTGACACGGACCTGAACACTCGTGACACAATTCTGCGCGAATTTCGCACTGGCTCTTGCACAGTTCTTATCACCACAGATCACTTGGCTCGATGTATGGATGTGCAGAAAGCACGTGTTGTAGTCAATTATGATTTGCCAAATCAACCAGAAAACTATCTTCATCGTATAGGACGAAGTGGAAGTTTCGGAAGTAAAACTGTGGTCATCAACTTTATGATTAGGGATGAAGAGAGAAAGGTGCTTGACATTCAGAGGTTTTACAAATTGGTCATTGAGGAGCTGCCTGCAGATTTTGCTATTCTCTTCTGA
- the LOC117622189 gene encoding uncharacterized protein LOC117622189, with translation MEDFRSKSCRDGRMEVYYGGKAAPTSMQDLRSFSTNYAGSCVSQPNHQMVKDVKIKKGKSSLGSTSRSWSLTDPELQRKKRVAGYKVYTAEEKMKGSLRKSFRWIKNTYTQVVYGWK, from the coding sequence ATGGAGGATTTCAGATCTAAGTCATGTAGAGATGGGAGGATGGAGGTTTACTATGGAGGCAAGGCAGCTCCAACAAGCATGCAGGATCTTAGGAGTTTCAGTACCAATTATGCAGGTTCTTGTGTTTCTCAGCCAAACCATCAGATGGTTAAGGATGTGAAGATCAAGAAAGGGAAGAGCAGTTTGGGGTCCACCTCAAGGAGCTGGAGCTTAACTGATCCAGAGTTgcaaaggaagaagagggTTGCTGGCTATAAGGTTTATACTGCAGAGGAGAAGATGAAAGGGTCTCTGAGGAAGAGCTTTAGGTGGATCAAGAACACCTACACCCAAGTAGTCTATGGCTGGAAATAA